GGCGGCGAACACTGGCTGGCTGCCACCTCGGATCAGGTTGTCGGCAATGCCCTTGCGGTTGATGGCGTGATTGATGGCCTGACGCACACGCAGATCTTTCAGCGGAGTGGACTCCGGCTCGGTGCCGTTGTTGTTGATCGTCAGGTACCCCACCCGCATGGTCTCGCCACTGAGCACGGTGAGATTGGGCATGGCCTTGAGCTGCTCAGCCTGATCGGCTGGCACGCGCCAGATCCAGTCGACCTCGCCCGTCATCAATTGAGCCAGACGGGCCTCCGGATCGCGGATCACCACAAATTTGATCGTGCCGATTTTCGGCTGAGGCACCGGGCTGGCTTTGAAATAGTTGGCGTTGCGTGCCATGGTCACACCCTGGCCGGGGGTGACGGCGGTGATCTTGTAAGGGCCGGTACCGATGGGCGCTTTGCTGAAGCCCTCCAGGCCGACCTTCTTGTAGTACGCAGCAGGATAGATCGGCGTGGGTCCTGCGAGGTACTGGAGCGCGGCGGGGAAGGCGGCGTTCAGGTTGATGCGAACCTGGTATTCGCCAAGTTTCTCGACGTTCTTGATCCAGTCGGTGTTCTGCAGTGTCGCGATTTTGGCGCCGGGACCAGCGACTTCATTGAAGGTGTAGAGCACGTCGTCGGCGGTGAACTTGTCACCGTTGTGAAATTGAACCCCTTGGCGCAAAGTCACATTCAATGCCGTCGGGGTTTCCCATTTCCAGGCGGTGGCCAGTTGCGGCTTGAGATCACCCGTTTTGGTGTCGCGGTAGATCAGGGTGTCCCAGGCCATCGACGCCAGGATCACGCCTTCTCGCATGTTGTTGTGGTACGGGCTGACGTTCTCGACCTCACTGTCTGACGCGTAAATCAGCGTGTCATTGGCTTTGCCGGCCTGAACGCCGGCAGAACCCGCTGCCATCACCAGCGGTACAAGGCCACGCCGCATCCAGGTATTGAATTGATGTGCCATTACAAGACTCCTTGAGAAAGTGAAAAAAATGGTCAGTCAAAAAACCGAGAATTGACCGGCGAAACGAAGGATGAGGGCAAAATAGCGTTTCCACCAGTGCAGATTTTCGACATATGCATTGCCAAAAAGGCAACGCACATTTTTCGATTTGAATCCCTAGCACCTAGTTGAAAAGCACGCAATCAGGGTCTTCCATGTCCAATTCACAATTGATCTCGCGTCAGTTGCAAGACACAGCGCTTCGCTACTTTCTGGAAGTGGTGCGCTGCGGGTCCATCAGCGAGGCATCCAACCGGCTCAGCGTTGCCGGCTCCGCCATCAGCCGGCACATTGCTCACCTGGAGGAATTGCTGGGCACCAGCCTGTTCGACCGGCACGCCAGAGGCATGGTGCCGAACGCCGCTGGTGAACGATTGGCCGTGCACGCCATCAAATCCGCGCACGATGCGGAGCGATTGGTGCACGACGTGCGCGCCATGCAGGGCATGGAACAGGGGCGCGTGCGCATCGCAGCCACAGAGGGCTTCTCGATGGAATTTCTGCCGCGGCTCATCAGCGATTTCACCCGGCGGCACCCTGGAATCCAGTTTCATCTGGGTGTGCACCCGCCCAGTGAAAGCACGAAGCGCGTATTGAATGGCGATGTGGATATCGGCGTGGTCATGAGCCGGGGCGTCGACAAAGACATCCAGATTGAACACATACAGCCCTCCCCCGTGATGGCGGTGATGGTCCCCCAGCATCCGCTGGCCAGAGCCAAGCAGATCAGCCTCACCCAGTTGCAACCCTACCCCCTCGCCCTGCCCGAGGCCGACACCACCGTTCGACAACTGTTTGACATTGCTTGCCATTGGCGGCGGCTGCGCCTGGAGCCGGTTTTGACTTGCAGCCACATCAGCGGCCTGATCGGTTTCTTGCGGCACTCGCCCGAAGGGGTCACCATCTCCGGTGAAATCACGACGCGCTACCAGGTCGAACGCGGGGAACTGGTGTCGGTCCGGCTTCGCGACCGGGGCCTCGACCTTCGCAACATCGAAGTACAAACCTTGCTGGGAAGGTCCATGTCGCGCTCAGCGCAAGCGTTTCTGGACTATCTGAAATCGCAGTTGTCAAAACCCTGATCGCCGCGGCCTCGGAGGGCTGGCGTTGATGGAGTGCGCCAGCCAATCAGCGCACCCAGGCAGAGGGCTGGCGTGGGCCAGCGCCGGTCACCAGGTGGTGCATACCGAGAACTGGCGCAACCCCACACGGCGCTCAGATGCGCGACATGCTCACCGAACACACATCCACCACGCGCTTCAGGTAGCAGACAAACTCCTCCATCGCCGAGGCGGTTTGCTGAAGGCTGGGAAACGTGCGCTCGGCTCGCGTGCTCAGGTCCCGGTGTCCCGCAGCGATTTCGCTGGAGGCCGTGGAGATGGCATCGGCACCGTGCAGGATGCCGGCAATGGTTCCGTGCAGCCCTTCGCACATGCCGCCTGGGGCCGCGCGCACTGAGTCGCCAGGCACCCTGTCGACCGCGACCAGGTCGCCCTCGGCAATACGGTGCACAAGTGCGCGCAGCGTGTTGGACTCTTCACCGAAGTCTTTCCAGTCCGAAGCCACGATCACTTTGGCGCGATACCGAGCGCGGCCAGCGTCAACGAGCCCGTGAGGAGCCGCACCAGTCGCCGGTGGGCCAGGTGCCTGGCCGATGTCTCAGATCACTGAAGCGAATTCAGGATACGCGCCTGCATCGAAGAAAATGCAAAGCGGGCGCGGCAACAAGAAGGGTCATCGCCCACCTTGTGCGCGCCGATCACCCGGATTCACCGCTGGTCGTCGAGGTGTTTCCCCGGGGTCGCCGCCCCCCATTCGTTTCAATCTCAAGCAAGGATCCGCATGTCTGCCCAAGCCAAACCCTCTT
This region of Hydrogenophaga crassostreae genomic DNA includes:
- a CDS encoding ABC transporter substrate-binding protein, which produces MRRGLVPLVMAAGSAGVQAGKANDTLIYASDSEVENVSPYHNNMREGVILASMAWDTLIYRDTKTGDLKPQLATAWKWETPTALNVTLRQGVQFHNGDKFTADDVLYTFNEVAGPGAKIATLQNTDWIKNVEKLGEYQVRINLNAAFPAALQYLAGPTPIYPAAYYKKVGLEGFSKAPIGTGPYKITAVTPGQGVTMARNANYFKASPVPQPKIGTIKFVVIRDPEARLAQLMTGEVDWIWRVPADQAEQLKAMPNLTVLSGETMRVGYLTINNNGTEPESTPLKDLRVRQAINHAINRKGIADNLIRGGSQPVFAACFRTQAACETGKVVKYDYNPAKAKALLAAAGFTNGFETDLWAYRDREYAEAILGDLSKVGIRARLHFVKYPAMRNETRSGRAPLTFGAWGSFSINDASAFTGNFFKGGPDDTAKDPQTIGLLQTADATVDAAERKAKYAKALQRISEQAFWAPMFSYSTNYAFVSDLKFEAEPDELPRFFTASWK
- a CDS encoding LysR family transcriptional regulator translates to MSNSQLISRQLQDTALRYFLEVVRCGSISEASNRLSVAGSAISRHIAHLEELLGTSLFDRHARGMVPNAAGERLAVHAIKSAHDAERLVHDVRAMQGMEQGRVRIAATEGFSMEFLPRLISDFTRRHPGIQFHLGVHPPSESTKRVLNGDVDIGVVMSRGVDKDIQIEHIQPSPVMAVMVPQHPLARAKQISLTQLQPYPLALPEADTTVRQLFDIACHWRRLRLEPVLTCSHISGLIGFLRHSPEGVTISGEITTRYQVERGELVSVRLRDRGLDLRNIEVQTLLGRSMSRSAQAFLDYLKSQLSKP